The nucleotide sequence AGCACTGTCATGACACAAGACCTGGAACTGCGGGTCCTGACCGGCATCCACCAAGGAGCGCGATGCCCTATACACGACGGCGCGCTCATTGGATCGCATGAGCGATGCGACGTCGTGCTTTGCGACGACGGCATCGCCGAAGCCGCCGCACGCCTGCAGCTGAGCCCGACCGGTTGGGGCTTGGCAATACAGGACGACAAGGCGCAGAGCGACACGACCGAGACGTCCCCGGACCTCGCGCTCATGGGCCGCGAAGCGTCGTTCGGTACACCGTGCCGACTGGGCACCGTGCTTCTGGCCGTCGCGCGTTGCGGCGACCCTTGGCCCGAGCTTGCCGCGCTCGAAGCCATGGCAGCACCGGCCGAAACGCCATCGGCGGATAGTGACCGCCAGGTGCGGCGGGACAACGGCCCGGGCGACCCACGGGCCGCGCATCCTTCCGAAGGGAACACTGCGCGGGCCCGTATGTCCGGCGAGCATGGCGTGTTGCCCATGGACGACGACGGCCGCCTGCGCGGCATGCTCCCGCGACGGCCGAAGGCGACAGGATGGCGCTGGGCGGTGGGCAGCCTGCTGATCCTGCTCGTTTTCGGAAGCGTGGCCTCGTTTCCGCCTGGCAAGGTAGCCGCCCTACCCAGCGTCCAAGGCCAGCTCGTTGGAAATACGGAAGCCCTGACTCGCGTCCGGGAATTGCTGGCGGACAACGGCTACGCGGGGCGCGTGCAGGCAAGCTGGAGCCCGGACCACGAAATCGTGGTCACCGGCTGGGTCCACGACGAAGCCCAGCACGACCGGCTGGCCACCACGCTCAGCACGATATGGCCGCTGCCGGCGCTGCGCGTGGGCACGCAAACGCAAGCGGCACGATCCATAGGCGCGCGGACGGCCGATCTGGACGCCAGCGTTTTCATCGACTTCATGCCCACCGGCGCGCTCAAGATCCGGGGCGTGGCGGCATCCGAAGCGATACGGCAGGAAGCCTATCGGC is from Bordetella bronchialis and encodes:
- the sctD gene encoding type III secretion system inner membrane ring subunit SctD, encoding MTQDLELRVLTGIHQGARCPIHDGALIGSHERCDVVLCDDGIAEAAARLQLSPTGWGLAIQDDKAQSDTTETSPDLALMGREASFGTPCRLGTVLLAVARCGDPWPELAALEAMAAPAETPSADSDRQVRRDNGPGDPRAAHPSEGNTARARMSGEHGVLPMDDDGRLRGMLPRRPKATGWRWAVGSLLILLVFGSVASFPPGKVAALPSVQGQLVGNTEALTRVRELLADNGYAGRVQASWSPDHEIVVTGWVHDEAQHDRLATTLSTIWPLPALRVGTQTQAARSIGARTADLDASVFIDFMPTGALKIRGVAASEAIRQEAYRRWREDAGPQAEMTLILVADLTDSLNRALASAGAPPVAATWKDKTLRIDAGTLDGAQRQSLNAVLDALPAAHRQAISLDEGAAAAVQGVPFRIQTVVSGKQPWVVLDDGTRIAPGGTHGAYRLTSIEDGSVVFDGPVKTVISR